A single window of Acidimicrobiales bacterium DNA harbors:
- a CDS encoding AAA family ATPase produces MRVHVQNFRCLDDLEISFDDVTVLVGANSTGKSSVLRALDWFFHYYGLDDLDVGGRATDAEVSVGVTFGEFSDRDLEIVRQYVVGGEVTVRRTWSKAEGLRVTSPGSAYPPFEKVRVQPRASDKNAAYRLLREQHPELDLPAARSADAVEAALADWERSNPEALVPSDIPAGDLLGKIPDLFDYVLIPAITDPERETRDVGGTSIRKLIERSAPIPDNVRQRLQKLEDHNTQELADIMSAHGSEMFREVGDRITDLLERLVPGGSVVVDPQAPEVRIPPIGVRLLVADGGLETDVGRQGHGFQRALTIALVQVLAAGPQADAAPGLLLAIEEPELYQHPTQARHLSRTLADLASRDARGTQIVYATHSEHFIDPSRYEQLRRFRKRSGRRPWPTAAMTEATIAGVTRRLQGIVTPDQVKLRTKITLRRHLAEAVFARAVVLVEGLTDAALLRGLADRQNGFDPVGISVVVGNGKGNLAVPWAILTELGIPTYVLFDGDAGVESRSRANGKPVAEAEEARRKTETENLHLHSLLGAVPECQPQTLVSDSYAVFYDRLEEVLDQWPGFGQRRKELAKIEGEWRDKSDDIYRQAACEAEDDPPEVLEQLLRAILLRADRA; encoded by the coding sequence TTGCGCGTCCACGTTCAGAACTTCCGCTGTCTCGACGACCTGGAGATCTCCTTCGACGACGTGACCGTCCTCGTCGGGGCCAACAGCACCGGCAAGTCGTCGGTGCTGCGCGCCCTCGACTGGTTCTTCCACTACTACGGCCTCGACGACCTGGACGTGGGCGGCCGGGCGACGGACGCCGAGGTGTCGGTGGGGGTGACCTTCGGCGAGTTCAGCGACCGCGACCTCGAGATCGTCCGGCAGTATGTGGTCGGGGGCGAAGTGACCGTGCGCCGGACGTGGTCGAAGGCCGAGGGCTTGCGCGTGACCAGTCCGGGGTCGGCCTACCCGCCGTTCGAGAAGGTTCGGGTGCAGCCGAGGGCCAGCGACAAGAACGCGGCCTACCGGCTCCTTCGGGAGCAGCACCCCGAGCTCGATCTGCCGGCTGCCCGTAGCGCTGACGCCGTCGAGGCCGCTCTCGCGGACTGGGAGCGCTCTAACCCGGAGGCCCTCGTGCCATCGGACATCCCGGCCGGCGATCTCCTTGGCAAGATCCCCGATCTGTTCGACTACGTATTGATCCCGGCGATCACCGATCCGGAGCGCGAGACCCGCGATGTCGGGGGTACCTCCATCCGCAAGCTCATCGAGCGGTCGGCGCCCATCCCCGACAACGTTCGACAGCGACTCCAGAAGCTCGAGGACCACAACACCCAGGAGCTCGCCGACATCATGTCGGCCCACGGCAGCGAGATGTTCCGCGAGGTCGGCGACCGCATCACCGACCTGCTCGAGCGCCTTGTCCCCGGCGGGTCCGTCGTCGTCGATCCGCAGGCGCCCGAGGTGAGGATCCCGCCCATCGGGGTGCGGCTGCTCGTGGCGGACGGCGGTCTCGAGACCGATGTCGGACGTCAGGGCCACGGCTTCCAGCGAGCACTCACGATCGCCCTGGTGCAGGTGTTGGCCGCCGGTCCCCAGGCCGACGCCGCCCCAGGTCTGCTGCTCGCCATCGAGGAGCCGGAGCTGTACCAGCACCCCACCCAGGCGCGGCACCTCTCCAGGACCCTGGCCGACCTGGCTTCCCGCGACGCGAGAGGGACCCAGATCGTCTACGCCACGCACTCCGAGCACTTCATCGATCCGTCGCGGTACGAGCAGCTGCGGCGGTTCCGCAAGCGGTCGGGACGACGGCCGTGGCCCACGGCAGCCATGACGGAGGCGACGATCGCCGGAGTCACTCGCCGGCTCCAGGGCATCGTGACTCCCGACCAGGTCAAGCTCCGCACCAAGATCACCCTCCGGCGGCACCTGGCAGAGGCCGTCTTCGCCCGGGCAGTCGTGCTCGTCGAGGGCCTGACGGACGCGGCCCTACTGCGGGGCCTCGCCGATCGACAGAACGGGTTCGACCCGGTCGGCATCTCGGTGGTCGTCGGCAACGGCAAGGGCAACCTGGCCGTCCCGTGGGCGATCCTCACCGAGCTCGGGATCCCGACCTACGTGCTGTTCGACGGTGACGCCGGCGTCGAGTCCCGCAGCCGGGCCAACGGCAAGCCGGTGGCCGAGGCAGAGGAGGCCCGCCGGAAGACGGAGACGGAGAACCTCCATCTGCACTCACTGCTCGGGGCCGTTCCAGAGTGCCAGCCCCAGACCCTGGTCAGCGACAGCTACGCCGTGTTCTACGACCGGTTGGAGGAGGTCCTCGACCAATGGCCGGGGTTCGGGCAGCGCCGCAAGGAACTCGCCAAGATCGAGGGCGAGTGGCGGGACAAGTCGGACGACATCTACCGGCAGGCCGCGTGCGAGGCCGAGGACGACCCGCCCGAGGTGCTTGAGCAGCTCCTGCGGGCGATCCTCCTCCGGGCCGACCGAGCATGA